From a single bacterium genomic region:
- a CDS encoding S41 family peptidase, translating into MKTEFRLKLYALMLAIVALSVIWIVGSGDAAQSTLQSAVYGKDLFAQTTTNPPVDQQPPVDSRNHSIAYYTKMMADIAYRIHSRYMEEVDPESLIEAGIEGMLSNLDPYSVVLKPKSYESLMESTHGKYEGVGMQIDLRDGRVTIVSPMEGTPAWRMGFKAGDKIMKIDTVSTDGMKTDEAANLMRGPAGSKVKLSIQRPGIDYPMEYDVERAVIELNSVRYYGLVEPGVGYVRIDKFAETTTDELVKAITDMKTNMGIKSLIFDLRSNGGGLLDQAISVANLFLPKEKLVVYTQGKYPTSQKKYFSESEPLFPEGDLVVLVNGGTASASEIVSGALQDWDRGVIVGNTTFGKGLVQQVFGGQNGEAALKLTTAKYYIPSGRCIQKPERAKKHMENMTEEEIVLEEKNSELGDAREVFFTNAGRKVFGGGGVVPDVVVEDELWKPIEYNLVRKNMFSEYAIEYATKHKNTPKDFEVTDAIVNDFRSFLKEKAFDYKTGLELDLEKFEATAKEMEKSDLFASDIKEMKQLIEKEKVKDFDASIDYIRQSIKREVLRSEYGERGIYEQITMKEDKHVKQALELLKDKAKYGTLLKPSKKEDDKG; encoded by the coding sequence ATGAAGACCGAATTTAGACTTAAGCTCTACGCCCTGATGCTGGCGATTGTGGCGCTCAGCGTCATTTGGATCGTCGGCTCCGGCGATGCAGCTCAATCGACGCTGCAAAGCGCGGTGTACGGCAAAGACCTCTTTGCCCAAACAACTACAAACCCGCCTGTCGACCAACAACCTCCAGTCGATTCACGCAATCACTCGATTGCTTACTACACCAAAATGATGGCTGATATTGCCTACAGGATTCACTCCCGCTACATGGAAGAGGTTGATCCAGAAAGCTTGATTGAAGCCGGTATTGAAGGAATGCTATCCAATCTTGACCCATATAGCGTTGTGCTCAAGCCAAAATCCTATGAGTCGCTGATGGAAAGCACTCACGGCAAGTATGAAGGCGTTGGTATGCAAATTGACCTTCGCGATGGCCGTGTAACCATTGTGTCCCCAATGGAGGGTACACCAGCATGGCGAATGGGATTTAAGGCTGGCGACAAGATCATGAAAATCGATACAGTCTCGACCGATGGGATGAAGACCGATGAGGCCGCCAACTTGATGCGCGGTCCGGCCGGTTCAAAGGTGAAGCTCTCTATCCAACGCCCTGGCATCGACTATCCAATGGAGTATGACGTTGAGCGCGCCGTTATCGAACTCAATTCCGTGCGCTACTATGGCCTCGTTGAGCCGGGTGTCGGCTATGTCCGCATCGACAAGTTTGCCGAAACAACAACCGACGAACTGGTGAAAGCCATAACTGATATGAAGACCAACATGGGCATCAAGTCCTTGATTTTCGACCTACGCTCCAATGGCGGCGGTCTATTGGATCAGGCGATTAGTGTCGCCAATCTCTTCCTGCCCAAAGAAAAATTGGTCGTTTACACCCAAGGCAAGTACCCAACTTCTCAGAAAAAGTACTTCTCTGAATCCGAACCTCTCTTCCCCGAAGGCGATCTTGTCGTGCTAGTCAATGGCGGCACCGCATCAGCCTCTGAAATCGTGTCTGGCGCCCTTCAGGATTGGGACCGCGGCGTAATCGTCGGTAACACTACCTTTGGTAAGGGTCTGGTTCAGCAGGTCTTCGGCGGGCAGAACGGTGAAGCAGCTCTTAAGCTCACAACCGCGAAGTACTACATCCCGTCGGGGCGTTGCATCCAGAAACCGGAACGTGCCAAAAAGCACATGGAAAACATGACTGAAGAAGAAATAGTACTCGAGGAGAAGAACTCAGAGTTAGGCGATGCGCGCGAAGTCTTCTTCACCAATGCCGGACGCAAGGTATTCGGCGGTGGCGGTGTCGTTCCTGACGTTGTTGTCGAAGACGAATTGTGGAAGCCGATCGAATATAATCTCGTCCGCAAAAACATGTTTTCTGAATACGCGATTGAATATGCGACCAAACACAAGAATACCCCCAAGGATTTCGAAGTCACCGACGCCATCGTCAATGACTTCCGCAGTTTCCTGAAGGAAAAGGCATTCGACTACAAGACTGGCTTGGAACTTGACCTTGAGAAGTTTGAAGCGACTGCGAAGGAGATGGAGAAGAGCGATCTCTTTGCCTCCGATATCAAGGAAATGAAGCAGTTGATCGAGAAGGAAAAAGTGAAGGACTTTGACGCCTCGATCGACTACATCCGTCAGTCAATAAAGCGCGAAGTGCTCCGTAGTGAATACGGCGAACGCGGCATATACGAACAGATCACAATGAAGGAAGATAAGCACGTCAAGCAGGCGCTTGAGTTACTGAAGGACAAAGCCAAGTACGGCACCCTTCTTAAACCGAGCAAGAAGGAAGACGACAAAGGCTAA
- a CDS encoding methylated-DNA--[protein]-cysteine S-methyltransferase has translation MFIKRTMSTPIGDLVLVGTTNAVEYIRFGVGKLPVRYAGHSTETKGAFRIAEEQLQEYFEGTRKKFSFPIELLASGFQRSALIALQKVGYGKTVSYKELAKMAGSEKAFRAAGTACAGNPLPIVIPCHRVLKADGSLGGFGGGIETKKMLLDIEQAKYRE, from the coding sequence ATGTTCATAAAACGAACAATGTCGACGCCCATAGGTGATCTTGTGCTGGTGGGGACCACCAATGCAGTTGAGTACATCCGCTTTGGAGTTGGGAAGTTGCCGGTTCGCTATGCAGGGCACTCCACAGAAACCAAGGGAGCATTTCGGATCGCAGAGGAACAACTGCAGGAATATTTCGAAGGCACGCGGAAGAAATTCTCGTTTCCCATCGAATTGTTGGCAAGCGGTTTTCAGAGAAGTGCGTTGATAGCGCTTCAGAAAGTCGGTTACGGCAAAACTGTAAGTTACAAGGAACTCGCCAAGATGGCCGGGTCGGAAAAAGCATTTCGAGCAGCGGGCACCGCGTGTGCTGGGAACCCATTGCCAATCGTCATACCATGCCACCGTGTGTTGAAGGCTGATGGCTCATTAGGCGGATTCGGCGGCGGCATCGAAACAAAAAAAATGCTGCTCGATATCGAGCAGGCAAAATATCGCGAATAA
- a CDS encoding aminopeptidase: MDPRVGKLAEVMVDYSLSIKKGDSFKIRGPYHALPLIKAVYSLALKRGAYPYVEFNCETLGEVLIKEANDEQLTYMHPLDIEEAKMMDAYLHIWSSENTKYLSNSDSARQALNQKSRKDFLEVFFRRVADGSLRWCGTMFPGQSDAQEAEKSLTEFEDFVYSAGYCDKADPVSQWKKISAEQAKLCTRLNKLSTIHVKSSDTDLRMKVAGRKWINCDGKENFPDGEVFTSPLEDSTNGVITYTYPACYGGREVENVRLTFKDGVVTDFSAAKNYDFLKKMLEMDEGAKRVGEFAIGTNYHVQTFSKNTLFDEKIGGTCHLAVGNSIYESGGTNQSALHWDMVCELRKGGEIYGDDELIYKDGKFVPGFID; encoded by the coding sequence ATGGATCCAAGAGTTGGAAAATTGGCAGAAGTAATGGTCGACTATTCACTGAGCATCAAAAAGGGCGATTCCTTCAAGATACGCGGACCATACCACGCTTTGCCGCTGATCAAGGCAGTCTATTCGCTGGCTCTGAAACGAGGCGCCTACCCCTATGTCGAATTCAACTGTGAGACTCTGGGAGAGGTTCTTATCAAAGAAGCCAATGACGAACAGTTGACGTATATGCATCCGCTTGATATTGAGGAGGCAAAGATGATGGATGCGTACCTGCACATTTGGAGTTCGGAGAATACCAAGTACTTGTCAAACTCCGACTCTGCGAGACAAGCCCTGAATCAGAAGTCGCGGAAAGACTTCCTCGAAGTCTTCTTCCGTCGCGTTGCCGATGGTTCGTTGCGCTGGTGCGGGACAATGTTTCCCGGTCAGTCCGATGCCCAGGAAGCGGAAAAATCGCTAACTGAATTCGAAGACTTTGTTTATTCGGCGGGCTATTGCGATAAAGCCGATCCCGTCTCACAGTGGAAGAAAATCTCCGCAGAGCAGGCAAAGCTATGTACGAGACTTAACAAGCTCTCAACGATACACGTTAAGTCCAGTGATACCGACTTGCGAATGAAAGTTGCCGGACGCAAATGGATCAATTGCGACGGGAAGGAGAATTTCCCAGACGGAGAGGTGTTCACTTCACCGCTGGAAGACTCTACCAATGGAGTGATCACATATACATATCCTGCATGCTACGGCGGAAGGGAAGTCGAAAATGTAAGATTGACATTCAAGGACGGCGTAGTTACTGATTTCAGCGCGGCCAAGAACTACGACTTCCTTAAGAAAATGCTCGAGATGGACGAAGGCGCCAAGCGAGTAGGGGAATTTGCTATCGGCACGAACTACCATGTTCAGACATTTTCAAAGAATACGCTGTTCGATGAAAAAATTGGCGGCACGTGTCATTTGGCAGTCGGCAACTCGATTTACGAATCGGGAGGCACTAACCAGTCTGCATTGCATTGGGATATGGTTTGTGAGTTACGCAAGGGCGGCGAGATTTACGGTGACGACGAGCTGATTTATAAAGACGGCAAATTCGTGCCGGGATTTATTGACTAA
- a CDS encoding Trk family potassium uptake protein, which yields MRPIELGFKPLKRLAPEKILALSFGGFIFAMTFVLMLPQCTTGGTISFIDALFTITSATCVTGLTVVDTGTYFTPLGQGVILLSIQLGGIGIMTFSTFLLYVFGRRLTSRDTSLLNTSLGSTNGTSARGLLLTVVIITVIIEAVGAILLYSRFERDMGTNDAIWFSVFHSVSAFCNAGFGLLPDNLMKYVGNPTVNITVMLLIMLGGIGFVAFLELERFVISRSRLLLEKLGFLKDSSYWQEAPFRFSIHSKIVISASLWLVLIGALLIGFLEFNNVQEGMPWSTRILSSLFQSVTPRTAGFNTVDMSALSGATLFVIMILMFIGASPGSTGGGIKTSTFAVLLGMVRARLKRQDHVVYFDRRISSFLQSEAVTFTIIASAVVIGGALLLQIFETGGQGHRASGEKFVELLFEAVSAFGTVGLSTGVTPKLAPLSKVVLIILMFVGRVGPLTLALAISRYRQPAKVVYPEGRVIIG from the coding sequence ATGCGCCCCATCGAATTAGGGTTCAAGCCATTGAAGCGCTTGGCACCTGAGAAAATTCTGGCACTCAGTTTCGGTGGGTTCATCTTTGCGATGACATTTGTGCTGATGCTTCCGCAGTGTACAACCGGGGGGACAATCAGTTTTATTGATGCACTATTCACGATTACATCAGCGACTTGCGTGACTGGGCTGACCGTAGTCGACACAGGCACTTATTTCACCCCTCTTGGACAGGGTGTCATTTTGCTGTCGATTCAGCTTGGCGGGATTGGCATTATGACTTTTTCGACATTTCTGCTGTACGTGTTTGGCAGGCGGCTCACAAGTCGAGATACATCCTTATTGAATACAAGCCTTGGTTCGACAAACGGCACAAGTGCAAGAGGGCTGTTGTTGACGGTCGTGATAATCACGGTCATCATCGAAGCAGTTGGGGCGATTCTGTTGTATTCGCGATTTGAACGCGACATGGGAACAAATGACGCAATTTGGTTTTCAGTTTTTCATTCCGTGTCGGCTTTCTGTAATGCCGGATTTGGATTGCTCCCTGACAATCTGATGAAGTACGTCGGAAATCCGACGGTCAACATCACCGTGATGCTGCTGATTATGCTGGGTGGAATCGGATTCGTGGCATTTCTGGAGTTGGAAAGATTCGTGATCTCTAGGTCACGACTACTCCTTGAGAAGCTGGGATTTTTGAAAGATTCGAGTTACTGGCAAGAGGCGCCATTTCGGTTTTCGATTCACTCCAAGATAGTAATCTCGGCTTCACTGTGGCTCGTGTTGATAGGCGCATTGCTGATAGGATTCTTGGAATTCAATAATGTTCAAGAGGGAATGCCTTGGTCAACGCGAATCCTGAGTTCGCTCTTTCAGTCAGTAACTCCGCGAACCGCTGGGTTCAATACAGTCGATATGAGCGCGCTTTCAGGAGCGACGCTGTTTGTGATAATGATCCTGATGTTCATAGGTGCTTCACCGGGTTCGACCGGCGGCGGCATCAAGACCTCGACTTTCGCCGTGCTCTTGGGCATGGTAAGAGCACGCCTGAAACGACAAGATCATGTGGTGTATTTTGACCGGCGCATCAGTTCGTTTCTGCAATCAGAAGCCGTGACTTTTACTATTATCGCTAGCGCGGTTGTGATTGGTGGTGCTCTGCTGCTCCAGATCTTCGAAACAGGGGGCCAAGGACATCGTGCAAGCGGTGAGAAGTTTGTTGAACTGCTGTTTGAAGCTGTATCGGCGTTTGGTACTGTCGGGCTCTCTACTGGTGTCACGCCAAAACTTGCTCCGCTGAGCAAGGTCGTTTTGATTATCTTGATGTTTGTTGGCCGCGTTGGTCCGCTGACATTGGCATTGGCGATTAGTCGATACCGGCAGCCGGCCAAGGTCGTTTATCCTGAGGGCCGTGTAATCATCGGATAG
- a CDS encoding TrkA family potassium uptake protein, with protein sequence MRKRVFGIIGLSSFGHYLALELAKHGHDVTVIDSDSEKIEDIKDYVAKAVVGDASDRKTLQELDLSSCDVVVVSLGTSIDVSILATLYLREMGVKQIMVKAITVDQGRIVELIGADDVIFPERDMAMRVASQLRYPNVIEQMTLGEDLQLVELAVPDRFVGKSLSDLNLRQNYNVLVVLIRQTMPAKTTLLPAGDRVFQPDEVLVLLGETKSIEKLQNELS encoded by the coding sequence ATGAGAAAACGAGTATTCGGTATTATTGGATTGTCAAGCTTTGGCCACTATCTCGCGCTGGAGTTGGCGAAGCACGGCCACGATGTGACTGTCATCGACAGTGACAGTGAGAAGATTGAAGACATCAAGGACTACGTAGCTAAGGCGGTCGTTGGTGATGCTTCGGATCGCAAGACACTACAAGAGCTTGACCTGAGTTCGTGCGACGTGGTAGTCGTGAGTCTTGGCACAAGCATCGATGTCAGTATTCTGGCGACGCTCTATCTGCGCGAAATGGGCGTAAAGCAGATCATGGTAAAAGCAATCACGGTCGACCAGGGCAGGATAGTCGAGCTAATCGGCGCCGACGATGTTATCTTTCCGGAACGCGATATGGCAATGAGAGTCGCAAGCCAGCTTCGTTATCCGAATGTTATCGAGCAAATGACGTTGGGTGAGGATTTGCAGCTTGTCGAACTTGCTGTGCCGGATCGCTTCGTTGGAAAGAGTCTTTCCGATTTGAATCTGCGCCAAAATTACAATGTTCTCGTTGTCCTGATTCGTCAGACCATGCCTGCAAAGACAACGCTCTTACCGGCAGGCGATAGAGTGTTTCAACCTGACGAAGTACTGGTACTTCTCGGCGAAACCAAGTCAATCGAGAAACTGCAAAATGAGCTGAGTTGA
- a CDS encoding DUF3078 domain-containing protein has protein sequence MRRFLYLTMFLILAGFANAYSEEVNVDSLISLRWQKTMVLDITAAQTAYSDSWLGGEAGTFAWVSNLNAKVERRFSQKFNLKSNLRLAFGQTTVQDEESKSWSKPKKSTDLIDWENIATFPLQAFVDPYAAFRFESQFLDASVAAKKRYLNPMKFTFSAGIARIFYRHEKDEVSSRLGMAVRQIRRNVITDMETLATEDSTQTDGGIESVSDAQLTLSKRVQYIGKLSLYKALFSSQRTRWRGLILRDTGNRWMSTSKILSRCQ, from the coding sequence ATGCGCCGATTTTTGTATCTGACAATGTTCTTGATTCTTGCCGGATTTGCCAATGCCTACTCCGAGGAAGTCAACGTTGATTCGCTGATTTCGCTGAGGTGGCAAAAGACAATGGTGCTCGACATTACTGCAGCCCAGACAGCCTACTCTGATTCGTGGCTGGGAGGCGAAGCTGGTACATTCGCCTGGGTCAGTAATCTGAATGCCAAAGTAGAGCGAAGATTCAGCCAGAAATTCAATCTCAAATCTAACCTGCGTTTAGCTTTTGGTCAGACAACGGTGCAGGACGAGGAGAGCAAGAGCTGGAGCAAGCCGAAGAAATCGACTGATCTCATCGACTGGGAAAACATTGCGACGTTTCCTTTGCAGGCCTTCGTTGATCCGTATGCGGCATTCCGATTTGAAAGCCAATTCCTTGATGCTTCAGTTGCTGCGAAGAAACGCTACCTTAATCCCATGAAGTTTACCTTCTCGGCGGGCATTGCGCGCATATTCTACCGACACGAAAAGGACGAAGTGTCAAGCCGCCTCGGTATGGCAGTTCGCCAGATACGCCGAAATGTGATTACGGATATGGAGACTTTGGCAACAGAGGATTCAACGCAGACTGATGGCGGTATTGAGTCAGTTTCTGATGCCCAATTGACTCTGAGTAAACGGGTGCAGTACATCGGGAAGCTATCGCTTTACAAGGCTCTCTTTTCGTCACAAAGGACGAGGTGGAGGGGACTGATCTTGAGGGATACTGGAAATCGGTGGATGTCAACTTCGAAAATTCTCTCAAGGTGTCAGTGA
- a CDS encoding CDP-alcohol phosphatidyltransferase family protein: MARIMSWANRVTIARIGIVFWLVLLVYDNNMWSRLLAAFLAILVIVGDWLDGFLARKLHEQSQLGSVLDIAGDRILETVLWIVLADLELVPVWIPIAVTSRAILTDSIRNYLLQFGFTAFGKTTMMQSSIGKFLTGSPIMRTGYAILKAFTFGWLLLISALDRLWHEFPFLTERFVTIGFEIGYISAIVTAVVCIARGIPPIVEGSNLIRKMDGKTV, translated from the coding sequence ATGGCGCGAATAATGTCCTGGGCAAATCGAGTGACAATCGCTCGAATCGGCATCGTCTTTTGGCTCGTTCTCTTAGTTTATGACAACAATATGTGGTCACGTTTGTTGGCGGCATTTCTCGCAATATTGGTAATTGTTGGCGATTGGCTCGATGGGTTCCTCGCCCGCAAGCTGCATGAACAGTCCCAGTTGGGTAGCGTTCTTGATATTGCCGGAGACCGAATCCTGGAAACCGTGCTCTGGATTGTGTTGGCTGATCTAGAATTAGTCCCCGTGTGGATTCCAATTGCGGTGACTTCGCGCGCCATTCTCACCGACAGCATCCGCAATTATCTACTGCAATTTGGATTTACCGCGTTCGGCAAGACGACAATGATGCAGAGTTCCATCGGGAAGTTCCTAACCGGATCCCCGATCATGCGCACGGGCTATGCGATTCTCAAGGCATTCACATTTGGATGGTTGCTACTTATTTCCGCACTCGATCGACTTTGGCACGAATTCCCTTTTCTAACCGAACGATTTGTAACAATTGGATTTGAAATCGGATACATCAGTGCGATTGTCACGGCTGTCGTATGTATTGCCCGAGGAATTCCACCAATTGTCGAAGGCTCAAACCTGATTCGTAAAATGGACGGAAAAACTGTTTGA
- the ribD gene encoding bifunctional diaminohydroxyphosphoribosylaminopyrimidine deaminase/5-amino-6-(5-phosphoribosylamino)uracil reductase RibD translates to MKRALELAASALGQTRTNPLVGAVIVKDGLVIAEGYHRCYGADHAEVDAINRAGDKAAGAEMYVTLEPCVHFGKTPPCVQAIKAAGIRRVLVATVDPNPIVNGAGIRSLQETGVEVEVGICEEEAKRLNEAYFKFITTGMPFVTVKIAQTIDGMIADSANDSKWITSEEARRKVHTLRSTVDAVLVGAMTARIDDPVLSSHGIGKDPLRLVITKSGELRSNLKINDPNTGGQTIVIGPDNETERVRDDFWTVGTDIRTLLKKTASEGVAHLLVEGGGSVFSQFIESGLVDKYIFVIAPKLLGSGKPAYNSQKNRKILETLNLKFKSWESIGGDLWVEAYPS, encoded by the coding sequence ATGAAACGCGCACTCGAGTTAGCGGCTTCGGCACTCGGACAAACGAGAACCAACCCGCTGGTAGGCGCTGTCATTGTCAAAGATGGGCTGGTGATCGCCGAAGGATACCATCGGTGCTACGGAGCAGACCACGCCGAGGTCGACGCGATCAATCGCGCTGGTGATAAGGCGGCCGGTGCTGAGATGTATGTGACGCTTGAACCCTGCGTTCATTTCGGAAAGACCCCACCCTGTGTGCAGGCAATCAAGGCGGCTGGAATCCGACGTGTCTTGGTCGCTACAGTTGATCCCAATCCAATTGTAAATGGTGCGGGAATCAGATCACTACAGGAAACTGGAGTCGAAGTCGAGGTAGGAATTTGTGAAGAAGAGGCGAAACGGCTCAATGAGGCATACTTCAAGTTTATCACTACAGGAATGCCGTTCGTTACTGTTAAGATCGCCCAGACCATTGATGGAATGATTGCAGATTCTGCGAATGACTCAAAGTGGATAACGTCAGAAGAAGCGCGCCGTAAGGTGCACACGCTTCGATCAACTGTTGATGCCGTTCTCGTCGGCGCTATGACGGCAAGAATTGATGATCCTGTGCTGTCAAGCCACGGAATCGGCAAGGACCCATTGCGGCTTGTTATAACGAAGTCTGGTGAATTGCGCAGCAATCTCAAGATCAATGATCCGAATACCGGTGGACAGACTATCGTGATTGGTCCCGACAACGAAACGGAAAGAGTACGTGACGACTTTTGGACCGTTGGTACGGATATACGCACTTTGCTTAAGAAGACAGCATCCGAAGGCGTCGCCCACTTGTTGGTAGAAGGGGGAGGAAGCGTCTTCTCGCAATTCATCGAGTCGGGCCTAGTGGACAAGTACATCTTTGTGATCGCGCCAAAGCTTCTCGGTTCCGGCAAGCCCGCATATAATAGCCAGAAGAATCGCAAGATATTGGAGACGCTCAATTTGAAGTTCAAGAGCTGGGAGTCGATCGGCGGCGATTTGTGGGTAGAGGCTTATCCGAGTTAG
- a CDS encoding riboflavin synthase, with product MFTGIIQDIGKITTMKNQGDNVVISVQSKLVDASMLIGDSVAIGGVCLTVTTLDLTSRQFTVTAVEETLRKTTLGRLRSGSEVNLEPALRPSDRLGGHFVQGHVDSVGKCERIDIRDGSWLTTIAIDERFRELVVDKGSIAIDGVSLTAYEVSNAAFTVSIIPHTLEATTMKSLKAGDLVNIEFDILGKYVQRMVNKTSESGLSIERLKNYGF from the coding sequence ATGTTTACCGGAATCATACAAGATATTGGCAAGATAACCACGATGAAGAATCAAGGCGATAACGTCGTGATTTCGGTTCAGAGCAAATTGGTTGACGCATCGATGTTGATTGGCGATTCGGTCGCTATCGGCGGTGTTTGCCTGACGGTGACCACGCTGGATCTGACTTCGCGGCAGTTCACGGTAACTGCAGTGGAAGAAACACTGCGCAAGACAACATTGGGCCGCTTACGCAGCGGTTCGGAAGTGAATCTCGAACCTGCGCTCCGTCCTTCGGATCGATTGGGCGGACACTTCGTGCAGGGGCACGTCGATTCTGTCGGCAAATGCGAACGAATCGATATTCGTGACGGTAGCTGGCTGACAACGATTGCCATCGACGAGCGATTTCGGGAACTTGTAGTTGATAAAGGGTCGATAGCCATTGATGGTGTCAGTTTGACCGCCTACGAAGTTTCGAATGCCGCTTTCACGGTTAGCATTATTCCGCACACTCTTGAGGCTACGACGATGAAGTCTCTCAAGGCTGGGGATCTTGTTAATATCGAGTTCGACATACTTGGAAAATATGTTCAACGAATGGTAAACAAGACCAGCGAGTCTGGTCTGAGCATTGAGCGACTCAAGAACTATGGATTTTAG
- a CDS encoding 6,7-dimethyl-8-ribityllumazine synthase has protein sequence MGKVYKGELVVRDKKFAICIARFNSLLTERLLEGAKDCLIRHGSTIESIDEFWVPGSFELPYIASKIVEQKKYDAVICVGAVIRGDTPHFEYIAAEVTKGIASISLQSGVPVIYGVITCDNIEQGIERAGTKAGNKGWDAAMTAIEMVNLYRSIS, from the coding sequence ATGGGTAAAGTGTATAAGGGCGAGCTGGTAGTTCGCGACAAGAAGTTTGCAATCTGCATTGCGCGATTTAACTCACTACTTACAGAGCGACTACTGGAAGGAGCCAAAGACTGCCTGATTCGTCATGGTTCAACCATTGAGAGTATTGATGAATTCTGGGTGCCGGGATCATTTGAGCTGCCTTACATTGCGTCCAAGATCGTTGAACAGAAAAAGTATGATGCCGTAATCTGCGTTGGTGCGGTCATTCGCGGTGATACGCCGCATTTCGAGTACATTGCTGCGGAAGTCACCAAAGGTATTGCTTCAATCTCGCTGCAGTCCGGTGTGCCGGTGATTTACGGAGTTATCACTTGCGACAATATCGAGCAGGGCATTGAAAGAGCAGGGACAAAAGCCGGCAATAAGGGCTGGGATGCTGCAATGACTGCAATTGAGATGGTCAACCTTTATCGGTCGATTTCGTAA
- the nusB gene encoding transcription antitermination factor NusB: MGQRKKARELALKCLYAHESTGQDVDSVCESLLANSDLGEDSTEYAGRLFRKVAGMLTELDGHIEKFSQNWRLERIAMVDKNILRIAICELTCFPDIPARVAINEGVELAKKYSSQESSRFVNGLLDAVNKHLEKEPLPKK; this comes from the coding sequence ATGGGACAACGCAAGAAAGCTCGTGAGTTGGCGCTTAAGTGCCTTTATGCCCATGAATCGACTGGACAGGATGTTGACTCGGTCTGTGAGTCGCTCTTGGCAAATTCGGATCTGGGGGAAGACTCGACCGAGTATGCTGGTCGGCTATTTCGTAAAGTTGCGGGTATGCTAACTGAGTTGGATGGCCATATTGAGAAATTTTCTCAGAATTGGCGTCTGGAACGAATTGCCATGGTCGACAAGAACATACTTCGCATTGCGATATGCGAATTGACATGCTTTCCCGACATTCCCGCTCGCGTCGCTATCAATGAGGGAGTGGAGTTGGCAAAGAAGTACTCTTCACAAGAATCGTCGCGGTTTGTGAATGGGCTTCTCGATGCAGTTAATAAGCACCTCGAGAAGGAGCCGCTGCCAAAGAAGTGA